The following proteins come from a genomic window of Nicotiana tomentosiformis chromosome 12, ASM39032v3, whole genome shotgun sequence:
- the LOC138903263 gene encoding uncharacterized protein produces the protein MRARVHYYVDGLGDHLIRYCRVASLLDDVDISRIQAFAQTTEDLSCRIRDTRRDMEQSKRARTMGSYREPRVDFRPPLHRYTPRSAGSFPPQMQGQRFDRYIQSGPGQSSGQPEGRRQERSAQMRQLTPLCTQCGKLHTGQCRQGSSACFHCGQTRHYINRCPGLGRGTPAQPSGFIAASSPSVRAPRQGPQSTQGRGRGRGGGDTSGSSGGQNRFYALTGRQDSEASPDVVTDILTIHSHARNMN, from the coding sequence ATGAGGGCTAGAGTTCATTATTATGTGGATGGTTTGGGGGATCATCTGATTAGATATTGTAGGGTTGCATCCCTATTGGATGATGTAGATATTTCCCGCATACAGGCTTTCGCTCAGACTACAGAGGACCTTTCCTGTCGGATTCGTGATACTCGCAGGGATATGGAGCAGAGTAAGAGGGCTCGTACTATGGGGTCTTATAGGGAGCCACGAGTTGATTTTAGGCCCCCACTCCATCGATATACACCTCGGTCAGCAGGTAGTTTCCCACCACAGATGCAGGGCCAGCGGTTTGATCGTTATATTCAGTCAGGACCGGGGCAGAGCTCAGGCCAGCCTGAGGGCCGTCGACAGGAGCGTTCTGCACAGATGAGACAGCTTACTCCTCTGTGTACTCAGTGCGGTAAGCTGCACACCGGGCAATGTAGACAGGGTTCGAGTGCATGTTTTCATTGTGGGCAGACAAGACATTATATTAACCGGTGCCCGGGGTTAGGCAGAGGTACACCAGCTCAGCCTTCAGGATTCATAGCAGCCTCTTCGCCCTCAGTCCGTGCTCCCCGACAAGGTCCACAGTCTACTCAGGGCCGTGGTAGGGGGAGAGGTGGAGGAGACACCTCAGGTTCTAGTGGTGGCCAGAACCGCTTTTATGCACTCACAGGCCGACAGGATTCAGAGGCAtccccagatgttgtcacagatATATTGACAATACATTCTCATGCCCGGAATATGAATTGA